One part of the Truepera radiovictrix DSM 17093 genome encodes these proteins:
- a CDS encoding ABC transporter ATP-binding protein, whose amino-acid sequence MQPAVELREVTKAYADPRGAGTVRAMDAVSLRIDEGGFFALLGPSGCGKTTTLRSIAGFEQPDSGAVLIRGRPVQGIPPFHRPVNTVFQDYALFPHMSVLQNVMFGLKMAKVPAREARRRAEEALELVHLPHVGARRPSQLSGGQRQRVALARALVNRPAVLLLDEPLGALDLKLRKAMQFELKRMQQQVGITFVFVTHDQEEAMAMADHIAVMDRGRVLQVGTPAEIYEHPVNRFVADFIGETNFLEGTLEASGPVGHFRLADGRTLPVVLGAAAPTSGPATLAVRPERIRLTRATHGTGAGGVRLAARVTEVHYLGTDTRYHLVSGSATLSVRQPNTGGQLGAEGRFAPGDEVVAWWQPDGAAVLRPE is encoded by the coding sequence ATGCAGCCAGCCGTCGAGCTTAGAGAGGTCACCAAAGCCTACGCCGACCCGCGCGGCGCGGGGACGGTGCGGGCGATGGACGCGGTGTCGCTCCGCATCGACGAGGGGGGCTTTTTCGCCCTCCTAGGTCCCTCGGGGTGCGGCAAGACGACGACGCTGCGTTCGATCGCCGGCTTTGAACAGCCCGACAGCGGCGCGGTGCTGATTCGGGGGCGCCCCGTGCAGGGCATCCCCCCCTTCCACCGCCCCGTCAACACGGTGTTTCAGGACTACGCGCTCTTCCCGCACATGAGCGTCCTGCAAAACGTCATGTTCGGCCTCAAGATGGCCAAGGTGCCCGCGCGGGAGGCGCGGCGGCGTGCGGAGGAGGCCTTGGAGCTCGTGCACCTGCCCCACGTCGGGGCGCGCCGGCCCTCGCAGCTCTCCGGCGGGCAGCGGCAGCGGGTCGCTCTGGCGCGCGCGCTCGTCAACCGCCCGGCGGTCTTGCTCCTCGACGAACCCTTGGGCGCTCTGGACCTCAAGCTGCGCAAAGCGATGCAGTTCGAGCTCAAAAGGATGCAGCAGCAAGTCGGCATCACCTTCGTCTTCGTCACCCACGACCAGGAGGAGGCGATGGCGATGGCTGATCACATCGCCGTGATGGACCGCGGCCGCGTCTTGCAGGTCGGGACGCCCGCCGAGATCTACGAACACCCCGTTAACCGCTTCGTCGCCGACTTTATCGGCGAGACCAACTTTTTGGAGGGGACGCTCGAGGCTTCCGGGCCGGTCGGGCACTTTCGCCTAGCGGACGGTCGCACTCTCCCGGTCGTGCTCGGCGCCGCCGCCCCGACCTCCGGCCCCGCGACCCTCGCGGTGCGCCCCGAGCGCATCCGCTTGACGCGCGCCACCCACGGAACCGGCGCGGGCGGCGTGCGCCTCGCCGCAAGGGTCACCGAGGTGCACTACCTCGGCACCGACACCCGCTACCACCTCGTCAGCGGCAGCGCGACCCTGAGCGTGCGGCAGCCCAACACTGGCGGTCAGCTGGGCGCCGAGGGGCGCTTTGCCCCCGGCGACGAGGTCGTCGCGTGGTGGCAGCCGGACGGGGCGGCGGTGCTGCGGCCCGAGTGA
- a CDS encoding DNA-3-methyladenine glycosylase family protein, whose amino-acid sequence MEQTTLTVTATPPFSLQRSLDYIRAFYGRPYERVPAAEQIACKTVGDERVQGLRRVVSVRGQAVLFEVWPTAQPERLELTLYAKMLDDALTRAATDRVRFYLSLDDDLTPLYARCDPLFAEVVARLYGYHPVKVLTPFEAACWALVQQRTPNGFAHKTMARLAESFGPRLEHGGRRYVAFPEAQQLLDDPHARILAATNNTRKTERMLHLVRAFALADEAFLRAAPFDEVARWLGRIKGLGAWSVDFIALRGLGRYERVPWTDTGLLAAISKVYTKGLPISAGSAREIAERYGWYAGLWAHYVKTAAYGALAEGPP is encoded by the coding sequence GTGGAGCAGACGACGCTGACCGTGACGGCCACCCCGCCCTTTTCGCTGCAGAGGAGCCTGGACTACATCCGCGCCTTCTACGGGCGCCCCTACGAGCGCGTCCCGGCAGCCGAGCAGATCGCGTGCAAAACGGTCGGGGACGAGCGCGTCCAGGGGCTGCGGCGCGTGGTGAGCGTGCGCGGCCAGGCGGTGCTCTTCGAGGTGTGGCCGACGGCGCAGCCCGAGCGGCTCGAGCTCACCCTCTACGCCAAGATGCTGGACGACGCGCTGACGCGCGCGGCCACCGACCGGGTGCGCTTCTACCTCAGCCTGGACGACGACCTCACGCCCCTCTACGCCCGCTGCGACCCCCTCTTCGCGGAGGTCGTCGCGCGGCTCTACGGCTACCATCCGGTAAAGGTCCTGACGCCCTTTGAGGCGGCCTGTTGGGCGCTCGTGCAGCAGCGGACGCCGAACGGCTTCGCCCACAAGACGATGGCGCGCCTTGCCGAGAGCTTCGGGCCGCGCCTCGAGCACGGCGGCCGCCGCTACGTCGCCTTTCCCGAAGCGCAGCAGCTGCTCGACGACCCCCACGCGCGCATCCTGGCGGCGACCAACAACACCCGCAAAACCGAACGGATGCTCCACCTCGTACGCGCTTTCGCGCTCGCCGACGAGGCGTTTTTGCGCGCCGCCCCCTTTGACGAGGTGGCGCGCTGGCTCGGGCGCATCAAGGGCCTGGGCGCGTGGTCGGTCGACTTCATCGCCCTGCGCGGTCTGGGGCGTTACGAGCGCGTCCCCTGGACCGACACGGGGCTGCTGGCGGCCATCTCGAAGGTCTACACCAAGGGGCTGCCTATCAGCGCGGGCAGCGCCCGCGAGATTGCCGAGCGCTACGGGTGGTACGCGGGGCTGTGGGCGCACTACGTCAAGACGGCGGCGTACGGGGCTCTCGCTGAGGGGCCGCCCTAA
- a CDS encoding DUF1850 domain-containing protein: protein MRRRHRWLVGALLLGVAAAHAQQLVVMRDDGAVLLRLELSAVPTWEVRWYHSVAGFEVRDRYRLKGGQMLLQDSYAPDFAAGLGHIPGRGRLESDPNGGYWLREIDEPVPNNRYALRVGSARVDHRLVHAGRSISLSALAAGERVTLAVVPAAQSPAADVTP, encoded by the coding sequence GTGCGGAGAAGGCACCGTTGGCTCGTCGGCGCCTTGCTGCTGGGCGTAGCGGCCGCCCACGCCCAGCAGCTCGTCGTCATGCGCGACGACGGCGCGGTGCTGCTCCGCCTCGAGCTGAGCGCAGTACCCACCTGGGAGGTGCGCTGGTACCACTCGGTCGCCGGCTTTGAGGTGCGCGACCGCTACCGCTTAAAAGGGGGGCAGATGCTCCTGCAAGACAGCTACGCTCCCGACTTTGCCGCCGGTCTCGGCCACATTCCGGGGCGCGGGCGGCTCGAGTCAGACCCCAATGGGGGCTACTGGCTCCGCGAGATCGATGAGCCCGTACCCAACAACCGCTACGCGCTGCGCGTCGGCTCGGCGCGGGTCGATCACCGCCTCGTCCACGCGGGCCGGAGCATCTCACTGAGCGCCCTCGCCGCCGGGGAGCGCGTCACCCTGGCGGTCGTGCCAGCAGCCCAATCTCCGGCTGCTGACGTCACACCATGA
- a CDS encoding CaiB/BaiF CoA transferase family protein, with protein sequence MPQTNATPHPGALAGVRVLDLSRVLAGPYCTQLFADLGATVWKLEALTGDDTRRWGPPFAEGESAYFLSVNRGKKGLCIDLKHPEGREVAWRLALEADVLVENFKVGDLARYGLDYASLAAAHPGLIYASVTGFGQTGPRRAEPGYDAAMQAFGGLMSLTGTPDGPPVKVGVAVVDVLAGLHLAVGILAALFERTRSGRGQHLDVALFDVAVASLINQAQGFLLTGTPPRRLGSEHPQIVPYGAFRAADGFLVLAVGNDAQFVRACLALGLPELAADPRFETNAGRVAAREEVVGRLAERLKAQPRAVWLARLRAANVPATPVQNLAEVFAEPQLAARGMTGSVLHPALGPLEVVGSPLKHLSRTPARLGAAPPRLGEHTAEVLQEVLGLSAEEVGRLEREGALRTLPESQEG encoded by the coding sequence GTGCCACAGACAAACGCGACACCCCACCCGGGCGCGCTTGCCGGCGTGCGCGTCTTGGACCTCTCGCGCGTGCTGGCCGGCCCCTACTGCACGCAGCTGTTTGCCGATCTGGGCGCGACGGTGTGGAAGCTCGAGGCTCTCACCGGCGACGACACCCGCCGCTGGGGGCCGCCCTTCGCCGAGGGGGAGAGCGCCTACTTCCTGTCGGTCAACCGCGGCAAAAAGGGCCTCTGTATCGACCTCAAACACCCCGAGGGGCGCGAGGTGGCGTGGCGGCTCGCGCTCGAAGCCGACGTGCTGGTGGAAAACTTCAAGGTAGGCGACCTCGCGCGCTACGGCCTGGACTACGCAAGCCTCGCCGCAGCCCACCCGGGGCTCATCTACGCCTCGGTCACCGGCTTCGGTCAGACGGGGCCGCGCCGCGCCGAACCCGGGTACGACGCCGCCATGCAGGCCTTCGGCGGGCTCATGAGCCTCACCGGCACCCCGGACGGGCCGCCCGTCAAGGTCGGCGTGGCGGTCGTCGACGTGCTCGCGGGGTTGCACCTCGCCGTCGGCATCTTGGCCGCGCTCTTCGAGCGCACCCGCAGCGGCCGCGGGCAGCACCTGGACGTGGCGCTCTTCGACGTGGCGGTTGCCTCGCTCATCAACCAGGCGCAGGGCTTTTTGCTGACCGGCACCCCGCCGCGCCGCCTCGGGAGCGAGCACCCGCAGATCGTCCCCTACGGCGCCTTTCGGGCGGCCGACGGGTTTCTCGTGCTGGCGGTCGGCAACGACGCGCAGTTCGTGCGGGCGTGTCTGGCGCTCGGGCTCCCCGAGCTGGCCGCCGACCCGCGCTTCGAGACCAACGCGGGGCGCGTGGCCGCGCGCGAGGAGGTCGTCGGGCGCCTCGCCGAGCGCCTAAAGGCGCAGCCGCGCGCGGTGTGGTTGGCGCGGTTGCGCGCCGCGAACGTCCCCGCGACCCCCGTCCAGAACCTCGCGGAGGTCTTCGCCGAACCGCAGCTCGCCGCGCGGGGGATGACAGGGAGCGTCCTCCACCCCGCTCTGGGCCCCCTCGAGGTCGTCGGCAGCCCCTTAAAACACCTCAGCCGCACCCCCGCCCGCCTCGGCGCGGCCCCGCCCCGCTTGGGCGAGCACACCGCGGAGGTGCTCCAGGAGGTACTGGGGCTCAGCGCGGAGGAGGTCGGGAGGCTCGAGCGGGAGGGGGCGCTCCGTACGCTCCCGGAGTCCCAGGAGGGCTGA
- a CDS encoding acyl-CoA dehydrogenase family protein yields the protein MDDFYGLEPLYTAEERRLRDTMRAFVAAEILPHIGDWWQREHFPPHLPRALGELGLLGVSLPKAYGGQGASHTAYGLVCQALEYGDSGLRSFLSVQSSLVMYPLYKYASETLQKRWLPPLATGEAVGCFALTEPHGGSDPSRMKVTARRVGGEYVLSGHKRWSTNGLIADLAIVWAKEEGSDQVVGFAVETRSEGFEARGIPGRASLRASVSSEVFLHEVRVPAENKLAVEGLRGPLSCLNAARFGIAFGALGAGYACFDEARRYVAERELFGESLAHKQLVQAGLADMLAELTKGSLLAYHLGRLKEAGQDTPARVSLAKRDNVRAAQRVARTARDLLGGNGILTEHASIRHLLNLESVATYEGTDAVHTLVLGREITGHNAF from the coding sequence CTGGACGACTTTTACGGCCTCGAACCCCTCTACACCGCCGAGGAGCGCCGCTTGCGCGACACCATGCGCGCGTTCGTGGCCGCGGAGATCCTGCCGCACATCGGCGACTGGTGGCAGCGCGAACACTTCCCGCCGCACCTGCCGCGCGCCTTGGGTGAGCTCGGGCTCCTCGGGGTGAGCCTGCCCAAGGCCTACGGCGGCCAAGGGGCCTCGCACACCGCCTACGGGCTCGTCTGCCAGGCGCTCGAGTACGGCGACTCGGGGTTGCGCTCGTTTTTGAGCGTGCAGTCGAGCCTGGTCATGTACCCCCTCTACAAGTACGCCTCCGAAACGCTTCAAAAGCGCTGGCTGCCGCCCCTGGCAACCGGCGAGGCGGTCGGCTGCTTTGCCCTGACTGAACCCCACGGCGGCTCCGACCCGAGCCGCATGAAGGTCACGGCGCGTCGGGTCGGGGGCGAGTACGTGCTGAGCGGCCACAAGCGCTGGTCGACAAACGGGCTCATCGCCGACCTCGCCATCGTCTGGGCCAAAGAGGAGGGGAGCGACCAGGTCGTCGGTTTCGCCGTCGAGACCCGTTCGGAGGGGTTCGAGGCGCGCGGCATCCCCGGCCGGGCGTCGCTGCGGGCGTCGGTCTCGTCGGAAGTGTTCTTGCACGAGGTGCGGGTGCCCGCCGAGAACAAGCTGGCGGTCGAGGGGTTGCGCGGGCCGCTCTCATGCCTCAACGCGGCGCGCTTTGGCATCGCTTTCGGAGCGCTCGGGGCGGGGTACGCCTGCTTCGACGAGGCGCGGCGCTACGTGGCGGAGCGCGAGCTGTTCGGCGAGAGCTTGGCGCACAAGCAGCTCGTGCAGGCGGGACTTGCCGACATGCTCGCCGAACTCACCAAGGGGAGCCTGCTCGCCTACCACTTGGGCCGCCTCAAGGAGGCCGGTCAGGACACCCCCGCGCGCGTCTCCCTGGCCAAACGCGACAACGTGCGCGCGGCGCAGCGGGTCGCGCGCACGGCCCGCGACCTCTTGGGCGGCAACGGCATCCTGACGGAGCACGCCAGCATCCGGCACCTGCTCAACCTCGAGTCCGTCGCGACCTATGAGGGGACCGACGCGGTCCACACGCTCGTGTTGGGCCGCGAGATCACGGGGCATAATGCGTTTTAA
- a CDS encoding polyamine ABC transporter substrate-binding protein, whose product MALGLFAVCASAAAQEGWTCPEGFAGQRLNVYNWTTYIAEDTIANFEALCDVSVTYDTYPTEDDMLARIRQGNPGYDIVVPSGTIMVLMINEGLLEPLNLENIPNVANLDDTFLDLPFDPGNQYSLPYQWGTVGIGYNRTRVGGEITSWREMFAYEGPVSWLEDVRGIMGVALLLAGFDPNSTDPDEIAAARDFLIDNGSNVVYINQDDGQEVLLRGEADIVMEYSGDIFQIIEECDCDDFAYVIPEEGTYFWVDNVAIPVGAQNRALAEVFIDYLLDPQVGADISNFTAYGSPNRAAIEAGLIDEALLNNPGIYPSEEVEERLFTIINDPEAEGLYNDAWDEVKIFVGG is encoded by the coding sequence GTGGCCCTTGGCCTGTTTGCCGTCTGCGCGTCCGCCGCCGCCCAGGAGGGTTGGACCTGCCCCGAGGGTTTCGCGGGGCAGCGCCTAAACGTCTACAACTGGACGACCTATATCGCCGAGGACACCATCGCTAACTTCGAGGCGCTCTGCGACGTCAGCGTGACCTACGACACCTACCCGACTGAGGACGACATGTTGGCGCGCATCCGCCAGGGCAACCCCGGTTACGACATTGTGGTGCCGAGCGGGACCATCATGGTGCTGATGATCAACGAGGGGCTACTAGAACCCCTCAACCTCGAGAACATCCCCAACGTCGCCAACCTAGACGACACCTTTCTCGACCTCCCCTTCGACCCCGGCAACCAGTACTCGCTGCCGTACCAGTGGGGCACGGTGGGGATCGGCTACAACCGCACGCGCGTGGGCGGCGAGATCACCTCGTGGCGGGAGATGTTCGCCTACGAGGGGCCGGTGTCGTGGCTCGAGGACGTGCGCGGCATTATGGGGGTCGCGCTCCTCCTGGCCGGCTTTGACCCGAACAGCACCGACCCCGATGAGATCGCCGCCGCCAGGGATTTCTTGATCGACAACGGGTCGAACGTGGTCTACATCAACCAAGACGACGGCCAAGAGGTCCTGTTGCGCGGCGAGGCGGACATCGTGATGGAGTACTCCGGCGACATCTTCCAGATCATCGAGGAGTGCGACTGCGACGACTTCGCCTACGTCATCCCCGAGGAGGGGACGTACTTCTGGGTCGACAACGTCGCCATCCCGGTAGGTGCCCAGAACAGGGCGCTCGCAGAGGTCTTTATCGACTACCTGCTCGATCCGCAGGTGGGCGCCGACATCTCCAACTTCACCGCCTACGGCTCCCCCAACCGCGCGGCGATCGAGGCGGGGCTCATCGACGAAGCGCTCCTTAACAACCCCGGTATCTACCCCTCCGAAGAGGTCGAGGAGCGGCTCTTTACCATCATCAACGACCCCGAAGCCGAAGGGCTCTACAACGACGCCTGGGACGAGGTCAAGATCTTTGTCGGGGGCTAG
- a CDS encoding C45 family autoproteolytic acyltransferase/hydolase, whose product MTPRRIRVQELSGTPYQMGVQHGRAHRDTIRAFAEERVRLAGESAWAGRDVPREEVLALAEACVSAHRRYSPALTEELAGMAAATGLTLAELVVVGGFTDFIDTVYGAAKGAAAPSAADNCTAFLVPNARAALGSGFLGQTWDMHAGATPHVILLRGAPAGAPPFLAFSTVGCLGMIGMNALGVAVGINNLLGADGRVGVTWPFVVRQMLTCSEADEALEVLLEAPLAGAHNYLILDAAGRGFNVEATSTTHHVTPLAGEALVHTNHCLAGVTRAAERVRDPLSQASSERRLADAQALLSGDGITAEDLQALTRDERAICLRPAPPKFVETCGAAIMRPATGDFWAVWGLPSENAYEHFRV is encoded by the coding sequence ATGACCCCACGCCGCATCCGCGTTCAAGAGCTCTCCGGCACGCCCTACCAGATGGGGGTGCAGCACGGGCGGGCCCACCGCGACACCATCCGCGCCTTTGCCGAGGAGCGCGTCCGCCTCGCCGGCGAGAGCGCCTGGGCGGGCCGCGACGTCCCCCGCGAGGAGGTCTTGGCGCTCGCCGAAGCGTGCGTCTCGGCGCACCGCCGCTACAGCCCGGCGCTCACCGAGGAGCTTGCGGGGATGGCCGCGGCGACCGGGTTGACGCTCGCCGAGCTGGTCGTAGTGGGCGGCTTTACCGATTTTATCGATACCGTCTACGGCGCGGCCAAGGGGGCCGCAGCGCCGAGCGCGGCGGACAACTGCACCGCCTTTTTGGTGCCGAACGCGCGCGCGGCGCTCGGGTCGGGCTTTCTCGGTCAGACCTGGGACATGCACGCGGGCGCGACGCCGCACGTGATCTTGCTGCGCGGCGCCCCCGCGGGGGCGCCCCCCTTTCTCGCCTTCTCGACCGTCGGTTGTCTAGGGATGATCGGCATGAACGCGCTCGGCGTGGCGGTCGGCATCAACAACCTCTTGGGCGCCGACGGGCGCGTCGGCGTCACCTGGCCCTTCGTGGTGCGGCAGATGCTCACCTGCAGCGAGGCCGACGAGGCTCTGGAGGTGCTGCTGGAGGCGCCTTTGGCGGGGGCGCACAACTACCTCATCTTAGACGCTGCGGGGCGCGGCTTTAACGTCGAGGCGACCTCGACCACCCACCACGTCACCCCCTTGGCGGGCGAAGCGCTCGTGCACACCAACCACTGCCTGGCGGGGGTGACGCGCGCCGCCGAGCGGGTGCGCGACCCCCTCTCGCAGGCCTCCTCGGAGCGGCGGCTGGCAGACGCGCAGGCGCTCTTAAGCGGCGACGGCATCACGGCCGAGGACCTGCAGGCGCTCACCCGCGACGAGCGCGCGATCTGCCTGCGGCCCGCGCCGCCCAAGTTCGTCGAGACCTGCGGCGCGGCCATCATGCGCCCCGCGACCGGCGACTTCTGGGCGGTGTGGGGGTTGCCGTCGGAGAACGCCTACGAGCACTTCCGGGTGTAG
- a CDS encoding TAXI family TRAP transporter solute-binding subunit — protein MRTLRLFVGLLVMLVPLEATAQSNLSIATGGTGGTYYPLGGGIAELINTHVEGYQAVAEATGASEENVALVFQGESDIAFALADTAFQAYSGSGNFEGRPIPSLRALGAVYPNALHLVTLAGSGIETLEDLRSARVSIGAPGSGTAISAEALLSANGISLDELSVQRLDFNETAAALRDGQIDAGFWSAGPPTASILDLATTRDVRLVSLTEAQIAAAQELDPSYAPYTMSAGTYPGQDEEVLALSTPNLLIVDESLDETLVYEVTKTIFEHVDDLIAIHPAANDTTVAFSLASTPIPLHPGAVRYYQEVGADVPEHLIAGE, from the coding sequence ATGCGTACGTTAAGGCTCTTTGTCGGTCTGCTGGTCATGCTCGTCCCCCTAGAGGCGACAGCCCAGAGCAACCTGTCGATCGCCACAGGGGGTACCGGAGGCACCTATTACCCCTTGGGTGGGGGCATCGCCGAGCTCATCAATACCCACGTCGAGGGATACCAAGCGGTCGCCGAGGCCACGGGGGCGTCCGAAGAGAACGTCGCGCTTGTTTTCCAGGGGGAGTCGGACATCGCCTTTGCGCTCGCCGACACCGCATTTCAAGCGTATTCGGGGAGCGGCAACTTCGAGGGTCGCCCCATCCCTTCACTACGCGCGCTCGGCGCCGTGTACCCAAATGCGCTCCACCTCGTTACGCTCGCCGGCTCAGGCATCGAGACCTTGGAGGACCTGCGCAGCGCGCGCGTCTCCATCGGCGCTCCCGGCAGCGGTACGGCGATCTCCGCCGAGGCGCTCCTCAGCGCCAACGGCATCTCGTTGGATGAACTTAGCGTGCAGCGCCTCGACTTTAACGAAACGGCTGCGGCGCTGCGCGACGGCCAGATTGATGCGGGCTTCTGGAGTGCGGGGCCACCCACCGCCTCGATTTTAGACCTCGCTACCACGCGTGACGTGCGCCTCGTCTCCCTTACCGAAGCGCAGATCGCCGCTGCACAGGAGCTCGACCCCTCGTACGCGCCCTACACCATGAGCGCCGGGACCTACCCGGGACAAGACGAGGAGGTACTAGCGCTGAGCACCCCGAACCTTTTGATCGTGGATGAGAGCCTCGACGAGACCCTCGTTTACGAGGTCACCAAGACGATCTTCGAGCACGTCGACGACCTTATCGCCATCCACCCCGCAGCCAACGACACCACCGTCGCGTTTAGCCTCGCGTCGACCCCCATTCCGCTGCACCCCGGCGCGGTGCGCTACTACCAGGAGGTCGGCGCCGACGTCCCCGAACACCTCATCGCTGGGGAGTAA
- a CDS encoding metal-binding protein — protein sequence MASGRTHEAINLGVFAALAGGYAYARARSLADPTNLLFAPETLWAFVLSYLIGTFFITPDLDLAENRMRARNNWGLLGLLWVPYGALFSHRGLSHTWFVGPLTRLLYLVLLALALGWAASEIAPHFGYRVGFEAEVGESWPQLLVGSLAGYYLSQWLHLIADGIQPDHAWRRKGARTRGRKRRRRSPS from the coding sequence ATGGCGAGCGGCCGCACCCACGAGGCGATCAACTTGGGCGTCTTCGCCGCGCTCGCCGGGGGCTACGCCTACGCGCGGGCGCGGTCGCTCGCGGATCCCACGAACCTCCTGTTTGCCCCCGAGACGCTCTGGGCGTTTGTCCTGAGCTACCTCATCGGCACCTTTTTTATCACCCCCGACCTCGACCTCGCCGAGAACCGGATGCGCGCGCGCAACAACTGGGGGCTGCTGGGCCTGTTGTGGGTGCCTTACGGGGCGCTCTTTAGCCACCGCGGGCTGTCGCACACCTGGTTTGTGGGCCCCCTTACGAGGCTTCTATACCTGGTGCTGCTGGCGCTGGCTCTGGGGTGGGCGGCCTCGGAGATCGCGCCCCACTTTGGCTACCGCGTCGGTTTCGAGGCCGAGGTAGGGGAGAGCTGGCCGCAGCTCCTCGTGGGGTCGCTCGCGGGCTACTACTTGTCGCAGTGGCTGCACCTGATCGCCGACGGTATCCAACCCGACCACGCCTGGAGGCGCAAGGGGGCGCGCACAAGGGGGCGCAAACGGCGGCGGCGCTCACCCTCTTAA
- a CDS encoding TRAP transporter permease translates to MNSQPPGSQPASDVTPTFSDNSPTARAPTARAALVLSSLVAVALSLFQLVTAGLVPLGLFYQRSIHLSLILVLAFLLYPARRGRRRGALGWAFDSVFIAGSALSGFYLSYNLDAIIGRTGFWTPTDIAVGVVTIVTLLEASRRVIGLPITLIGLAFIVYAMAGERGALPFLADLLPGILAHRGYTVERIVSTLYLGQGGIYGTPLGVAATFVFIFILFGAFLEVTGAGKFFIDLAYAAAGRQRGGPAKAAVVASAFMGSISGSAIANVVTSGAFTIPLMKRLGYKAEEAGGVEAAASTGGQIMPPIMGAGAFIIAEYTGLPYAEIVKLSVLPALMYFATVYLFVDIIAAKRGMTGIARAELPRIREVLRSGWHFLLPLGLLVYFLVRNVSPNRVGFIAVVSIVVVAFVRALLQLALRRSEAATSGAAQLGRSGAQGLFTALAAGAKNAVPVSVACAVAGIVVGIISLTGLGLKFSALMLSFSGGNLVLAIALVALASLVLGLGLPVTASYIVLAVLTAPALQSEFGIPLVIAHLLIFWYSQDSNVTPPVALAAFAGAGIAGSDPMRTGLAAWKFAKGLYLIPLFMVFNPEIILGGTPQGVAWSVLTAFAALGAFAGALEGFLFAPLNPLLRLLAAAGTVAIFWPNIWVEIGGFAALLVVFAVNFLKAKREGRLGVAQVQPQHPV, encoded by the coding sequence ATGAACTCTCAACCCCCAGGTTCCCAACCCGCGAGCGACGTCACCCCGACCTTCAGCGACAACTCCCCTACGGCCCGCGCCCCTACAGCCCGAGCGGCGCTGGTCCTGAGCTCCCTGGTCGCCGTTGCACTGTCGCTTTTTCAGCTTGTCACAGCAGGCCTCGTCCCTCTCGGGCTCTTCTACCAGCGCTCGATCCACCTGTCGCTCATCTTGGTGCTCGCCTTTTTGCTCTATCCGGCGCGACGAGGGCGTCGCCGCGGTGCCCTAGGTTGGGCTTTTGACAGCGTCTTCATCGCCGGCAGCGCGCTCTCTGGCTTCTACCTGTCGTACAACCTAGACGCCATCATCGGCCGCACGGGGTTCTGGACCCCAACCGACATCGCGGTCGGCGTCGTGACCATCGTCACGCTCTTAGAAGCGAGTCGCCGGGTCATCGGGCTGCCGATCACCCTCATCGGCCTAGCGTTTATCGTCTACGCCATGGCGGGCGAGCGGGGCGCACTACCCTTTCTAGCCGACCTCCTGCCCGGCATCTTGGCGCACCGCGGCTACACCGTGGAGCGCATCGTTTCGACGCTCTACCTGGGTCAAGGGGGCATCTACGGCACGCCTCTAGGGGTAGCGGCCACCTTCGTCTTTATCTTTATCCTCTTCGGCGCCTTTTTGGAGGTCACGGGTGCCGGAAAGTTCTTCATCGACCTCGCCTACGCCGCAGCGGGACGACAGCGGGGGGGTCCCGCTAAGGCGGCGGTCGTGGCCTCGGCCTTTATGGGTTCGATTTCGGGCAGCGCGATCGCCAACGTGGTCACGAGCGGCGCCTTTACGATCCCCTTGATGAAACGACTCGGTTACAAAGCCGAGGAGGCGGGGGGCGTCGAGGCGGCGGCGAGCACTGGTGGTCAGATCATGCCGCCGATCATGGGAGCGGGCGCCTTTATCATCGCCGAATACACCGGGTTACCCTACGCCGAAATCGTCAAGCTGAGCGTCCTTCCCGCGCTCATGTACTTTGCCACCGTCTACCTGTTCGTCGACATCATCGCGGCCAAGCGCGGCATGACCGGGATAGCGCGCGCCGAGCTGCCGCGCATTCGCGAGGTGTTGCGAAGCGGTTGGCACTTTCTTTTGCCCCTGGGGCTGCTCGTCTACTTCTTGGTGCGCAACGTTTCACCCAACCGCGTCGGCTTTATCGCGGTCGTCTCCATCGTCGTCGTGGCGTTTGTGCGCGCCCTTCTGCAGCTTGCGCTACGCCGCTCCGAAGCGGCGACATCGGGTGCGGCCCAACTGGGACGTAGCGGGGCGCAAGGACTCTTCACGGCGCTCGCCGCCGGCGCTAAAAATGCCGTTCCCGTGAGCGTCGCCTGCGCCGTGGCCGGTATCGTCGTCGGCATCATCAGCTTGACCGGCTTGGGACTCAAGTTTTCCGCACTGATGCTCTCCTTTTCGGGCGGCAACCTGGTCCTCGCCATCGCGCTCGTCGCGCTCGCCAGCTTGGTGCTGGGTCTCGGGCTGCCGGTGACCGCCTCTTACATCGTGCTGGCGGTGCTGACCGCTCCGGCACTGCAGAGCGAGTTCGGCATCCCCCTGGTGATCGCCCACCTGCTGATCTTCTGGTATTCGCAAGACTCAAACGTCACACCGCCTGTAGCATTAGCGGCCTTCGCGGGCGCCGGTATCGCCGGTTCTGATCCCATGCGCACAGGTCTCGCCGCCTGGAAGTTCGCCAAGGGGCTCTACCTCATCCCGCTCTTTATGGTCTTTAACCCCGAGATCATCCTGGGGGGTACGCCGCAGGGGGTGGCGTGGAGTGTGCTTACCGCATTCGCCGCGCTCGGCGCCTTTGCCGGGGCGCTCGAGGGCTTTTTGTTCGCCCCCCTAAATCCTCTTTTACGCCTTCTGGCGGCTGCGGGGACGGTCGCCATCTTCTGGCCAAACATCTGGGTCGAAATCGGCGGCTTCGCGGCGCTCCTCGTGGTGTTCGCCGTCAACTTCCTCAAGGCTAAGCGTGAGGGGAGACTTGGGGTAGCGCAGGTCCAACCGCAGCACCCGGTGTGA